Proteins encoded within one genomic window of Formosa agariphila KMM 3901:
- a CDS encoding FAD-dependent oxidoreductase — translation MLLKNFTSDNRPNKTITLQNEFVVIGGGTAGVCAAITAARKGTKTVLVQDRPVLGGNASSEVRLWILGATSHMGNNNRWAREGGVIDEILVENMYRNKEGNAVIFDTILLEKVMLEENITLLLNTCVYDIEKRDENTIESVIAFCSQNSTKYILNGKLFCDASGDGIVAFKAGASFRMGAETKEEFGELFAPEESYGELLGHSMYFYSKREDFPVKYSPPAFALEDITAIPRYKAIGKDDKGCRFWWFEYGGRKDTIHDTEEIKYELWKVIYGVWNYIKNSGEFKDVENHTLEWVGTIPGKRESRRFEGLYMLKQQDVIEQQTFEDAIAHGGWAVDLHPADGVYSKLSGCTQWHSKGIYQIPYRSFVSKDISNLFLAGRIISATHVAFGSTRVMATTALCAQAVGMAASLCLEKGINPAEILTNGHLKALQNELNIIGQSIPGIPVEKQSNKIVTAKVESSSNLELTIIPFNGNWMSIATAAAQLLPFSAHDKYQFNVELDAKEETEIELQLRISENAKNYCPEIILEQQTIQLKKGKQYVSFSFSKTAKENQYAFVTFLANNKVSIRTSETRITGVLSVFNGVNKAVSNNGKQTPPKGIGVDTFEFWIPHRRPEGKNIAMEIFPAIKAFDVANIGNGFVRPWGITNAWVADLKDENPTLTIDWKEDTAISEIKLFFDTDYDHPMESTLMGHPEDVIPFCVQNYKIMDATGNVLVEKNGNHQTINTWQFNTPILTKKIVIELEHPSAHVPASIFEIICR, via the coding sequence ATGTTACTCAAAAACTTTACTTCAGACAATCGTCCTAATAAAACAATTACATTACAAAATGAATTTGTTGTTATAGGAGGTGGTACGGCTGGAGTTTGTGCAGCAATTACCGCAGCAAGAAAAGGTACAAAAACTGTTTTGGTACAAGATCGACCTGTTTTAGGAGGTAATGCGTCTTCAGAAGTACGATTATGGATATTAGGAGCAACTTCTCATATGGGGAACAACAATCGTTGGGCACGAGAAGGTGGTGTAATAGATGAAATTCTTGTAGAAAATATGTATCGAAATAAGGAAGGTAACGCTGTTATTTTTGATACCATACTTTTGGAAAAAGTAATGTTAGAAGAAAATATTACGCTGCTCTTAAATACTTGCGTTTATGATATAGAAAAGAGAGATGAAAATACTATAGAATCTGTAATAGCATTTTGCAGTCAAAATTCTACAAAATATATCCTAAATGGAAAATTATTTTGTGATGCTTCTGGTGATGGAATTGTAGCATTTAAAGCGGGAGCTAGTTTTAGAATGGGAGCTGAGACTAAAGAAGAGTTTGGAGAACTATTTGCTCCAGAAGAGTCTTATGGAGAATTACTAGGACATTCTATGTATTTTTATAGCAAACGCGAGGATTTTCCTGTGAAATATTCGCCTCCTGCATTTGCACTAGAGGATATAACTGCAATTCCGCGTTATAAAGCCATTGGGAAAGATGATAAAGGTTGTCGTTTTTGGTGGTTTGAATATGGAGGAAGAAAGGACACGATTCACGATACGGAAGAAATTAAATATGAGCTCTGGAAAGTAATTTATGGTGTTTGGAATTACATTAAAAACTCAGGAGAATTTAAGGATGTAGAAAATCATACTTTGGAATGGGTAGGTACTATTCCAGGAAAAAGAGAAAGTCGTCGTTTTGAAGGTTTGTATATGTTAAAACAACAAGATGTTATAGAACAGCAAACCTTTGAAGACGCAATTGCACATGGTGGATGGGCGGTAGATTTGCACCCAGCAGATGGTGTGTATAGTAAGTTATCTGGTTGTACGCAATGGCACTCAAAAGGAATTTATCAAATCCCATATAGAAGCTTTGTAAGTAAGGATATTAGTAATTTGTTTTTGGCAGGAAGAATTATTAGCGCAACTCATGTTGCTTTTGGTTCTACTAGAGTTATGGCAACAACTGCCTTATGTGCGCAAGCTGTTGGTATGGCTGCCTCACTTTGTCTTGAAAAAGGCATTAATCCTGCAGAAATTTTAACAAATGGACATCTTAAGGCGTTGCAGAATGAACTGAATATAATAGGGCAAAGTATTCCTGGTATTCCAGTTGAAAAACAAAGTAATAAAATAGTTACAGCAAAAGTAGAGTCTTCGTCTAATTTGGAATTAACCATAATTCCTTTTAATGGTAACTGGATGTCCATAGCTACTGCTGCTGCTCAATTATTACCTTTTTCTGCACATGATAAATATCAATTTAATGTGGAATTAGATGCCAAAGAAGAAACAGAAATAGAACTACAACTTCGAATCTCTGAAAACGCAAAAAATTATTGCCCTGAAATTATTTTAGAGCAACAAACAATTCAACTAAAAAAAGGAAAGCAATATGTTTCCTTCAGCTTTTCAAAAACAGCCAAAGAAAATCAATACGCGTTTGTTACTTTTTTAGCAAATAATAAAGTTAGTATTAGAACTAGTGAAACAAGAATTACTGGGGTCTTATCGGTGTTTAATGGTGTTAATAAAGCTGTTTCAAACAATGGCAAACAAACACCTCCAAAAGGTATTGGAGTCGATACGTTTGAGTTTTGGATTCCTCATCGTCGCCCTGAAGGGAAAAATATAGCTATGGAGATTTTTCCTGCTATAAAAGCTTTCGATGTTGCTAATATTGGTAATGGATTTGTTAGGCCTTGGGGGATCACAAATGCTTGGGTAGCCGATTTAAAAGATGAAAACCCGACCTTGACAATAGATTGGAAAGAAGATACTGCGATTTCTGAAATTAAATTATTTTTTGATACGGATTACGATCATCCAATGGAATCAACCTTGATGGGACATCCCGAAGACGTTATTCCATTCTGTGTTCAAAATTATAAAATAATGGATGCAACGGGTAATGTTTTAGTGGAAAAGAACGGAAATCATCAAACCATAAATACATGGCAATTTAACACACCAATCCTAACCAAAAAAATAGTCATTGAACTAGAACATCCTTCTGCTCATGTTCCTGCAAGTATTTTTGAAATTATATGTCGATAA
- a CDS encoding sodium:solute symporter family protein, translating to MKSYFSAGGALPWWMSGLSLFMSFFSAGTFVVWGSIAYNSGWVAVTIQSTMCIAGLIIGFFIAPKWQKTKVITAAEFITKRLGYKTQKIYTYLFLMISIFTTGAFLYPVAKIVEVSTGIPIYTSIIFLGVMILIYTAVGGLWAVIVTDVLQFVVLTAAVLIVVPLAFDKIGGVDNFIEKAPENFFNLTNDEYTPMFMIAFGLYNLFFIAGNWAYIQRYTSVATPKDAKKVGWLFGGLYAVSPIIWMLPPMIYRILNPQLDGLADEGAYLLMCKEVLPVGMLGLMLGGMIFATSSSVNTTLNISAGVLTNDIFKHFKPNSSDQTLIKVARISTVILGVITIIVALLVPLFGGIVEVVMSLAALTGGAMFLPPLWALFSKNQTGKSVLIVTLVSLIINAFFKFISPELLGVQLDRASEMGMGVGIPIVLLSIFELYFKINPTENIQYIDYQNKMEVNSERVEDTSISENKKGIRVIGVGIAATGLLILILAIFAKTGVMLVGIMGLVVLFLGGAVILKNLK from the coding sequence ATGAAATCTTACTTTTCTGCAGGAGGTGCATTACCTTGGTGGATGAGTGGCTTGTCTCTATTCATGAGTTTTTTTTCCGCAGGAACTTTTGTAGTCTGGGGTTCTATAGCATATAATAGTGGATGGGTTGCAGTTACCATCCAATCCACAATGTGTATCGCTGGACTTATCATAGGATTTTTTATTGCTCCGAAATGGCAAAAAACAAAGGTTATTACTGCAGCAGAGTTTATTACAAAACGATTAGGTTATAAAACCCAAAAAATCTATACGTATTTATTTTTAATGATTTCCATTTTTACTACAGGAGCATTTTTATATCCTGTTGCAAAAATTGTTGAAGTTTCTACAGGAATTCCTATTTATACAAGTATTATTTTCTTAGGCGTAATGATTTTAATCTATACGGCTGTAGGTGGGTTATGGGCTGTAATTGTTACCGATGTTTTGCAATTTGTAGTTTTAACAGCTGCAGTATTAATCGTGGTACCACTTGCTTTTGATAAGATTGGGGGAGTAGACAATTTTATTGAAAAAGCTCCAGAAAACTTTTTCAATTTAACCAATGACGAATATACGCCTATGTTTATGATTGCATTTGGGTTGTATAATCTGTTTTTTATAGCAGGAAACTGGGCATACATTCAACGTTATACTAGTGTAGCAACTCCAAAAGATGCAAAAAAAGTAGGATGGCTTTTTGGAGGGCTCTATGCTGTAAGTCCAATTATTTGGATGCTTCCCCCTATGATTTATCGCATATTAAATCCGCAATTAGATGGCTTAGCAGATGAGGGAGCTTACTTACTCATGTGTAAAGAAGTTTTACCTGTTGGGATGCTTGGCTTGATGCTAGGGGGAATGATTTTTGCCACGTCAAGTTCTGTGAACACTACCTTAAATATTTCTGCAGGTGTACTTACTAACGATATTTTTAAACATTTTAAACCCAATTCTAGCGACCAAACATTAATAAAAGTGGCTCGTATTTCAACTGTAATTCTTGGTGTAATAACCATAATAGTTGCCTTGTTGGTACCATTATTTGGAGGAATAGTAGAGGTTGTAATGTCTTTAGCAGCACTTACTGGAGGGGCTATGTTTTTACCGCCACTTTGGGCATTATTTTCAAAGAACCAAACAGGGAAAAGTGTATTAATTGTAACGTTAGTCTCTTTAATAATTAATGCTTTTTTCAAATTTATAAGCCCTGAATTGCTGGGTGTTCAATTGGATAGAGCTTCCGAGATGGGAATGGGTGTTGGGATTCCAATTGTTTTACTCTCGATTTTTGAATTGTATTTCAAAATAAATCCAACAGAAAATATTCAATACATAGATTACCAAAATAAAATGGAAGTAAACTCTGAACGAGTAGAGGATACTTCTATTTCAGAAAATAAAAAGGGAATTAGAGTTATTGGTGTCGGTATCGCAGCTACAGGGTTACTTATTTTAATATTAGCAATTTTTGCTAAGACGGGAGTGATGCTTGTTGGTATAATGGGATTAGTGGTGCTTTTCTTAGGCGGAGCAGTTATCCTTAAAAATTTAAAATAA
- a CDS encoding LacI family DNA-binding transcriptional regulator codes for MKHITIKDVAKKLNVSISTVSRALNDKYDIKEETKDLILKTAKELGYTPNPIARKLSQQRSFTIGIVVPEFSSNYFPEIMIGAQQVLHEEGYQVLIMQSNNSWEIERKNIETLVNNMVDGLIISLTSEIKNNAYYHSLLELDIPMVFFNRTVDEISASKVLFNDYKWAFFATEHLIVQGYDNIVHLTGTTNLTLTKNRLKGFEDAHRKHKLPVGKIIPCGFGIEDGERIAQEMIDKNEIPRAIFAANDSCAIGAMTIFKKYGFVIPNDIAIVGFTESAVAKHTSPTLTSVEQPTNDIGQTAAKLLLNQINNKGIFVPQTIILNGRLNIRDSSVTIK; via the coding sequence ATGAAGCATATCACTATAAAAGACGTCGCTAAAAAACTAAATGTATCTATTTCAACAGTATCTAGGGCATTGAATGATAAATATGATATTAAAGAAGAAACCAAAGATTTAATTCTAAAAACAGCTAAAGAATTGGGGTACACACCAAATCCAATTGCTAGAAAGTTAAGTCAGCAACGTTCTTTTACTATTGGAATTGTAGTTCCTGAATTTAGTAGTAATTATTTTCCAGAAATCATGATTGGAGCTCAACAGGTGTTACACGAAGAGGGCTACCAAGTATTAATTATGCAATCAAATAACTCATGGGAAATCGAAAGAAAAAACATAGAGACCTTAGTGAATAATATGGTAGACGGACTCATTATATCTTTAACTTCAGAAATCAAGAATAACGCGTATTATCATAGTTTACTTGAACTAGATATTCCAATGGTATTCTTTAATCGTACAGTAGATGAAATTTCGGCTTCCAAGGTGTTGTTTAATGATTATAAATGGGCTTTTTTCGCAACCGAACATTTAATAGTTCAAGGCTATGATAATATTGTTCACCTAACTGGCACAACAAATTTAACATTAACAAAGAACAGATTAAAAGGTTTTGAGGACGCGCATAGAAAACATAAATTACCTGTTGGAAAAATAATTCCTTGTGGATTTGGAATAGAGGACGGTGAAAGAATTGCACAAGAAATGATTGATAAAAATGAAATTCCTAGAGCCATCTTTGCCGCAAATGATTCATGTGCTATTGGAGCCATGACCATTTTTAAAAAATATGGTTTTGTAATTCCTAATGATATCGCTATAGTTGGTTTTACTGAATCTGCAGTAGCCAAACACACATCCCCTACGTTAACATCGGTTGAGCAACCTACTAATGATATTGGACAAACTGCAGCAAAATTATTACTAAATCAAATAAATAATAAAGGCATATTTGTTCCACAAACAATTATACTAAATGGTAGACTAAATATTAGAGACTCTTCCGTTACCATTAAATAA
- a CDS encoding sulfatase-like hydrolase/transferase: MKKKTGFFILYFICYLHASAQINILFIESDDQSNQAVGAYGNLDMVTPNIDTLAKEGTSFISAYNMGCWSPAVCVPSRTMLMYGQYLWESQKINKNNAPLSFPEQLREFGYHTYMTGKWHAMGKQAETIFDETGSIQPGQLDTYNTPAGHITDITADEAVHFIKNYKNEKPFFVYVAFNAPHVPRQTSQNYYDLYPTDDIVLPPSVIDNTSLNTNVKYQYTKDPLRTKTMKQRVQQNNAMVTHMDTRIGDIIQSLKDQKLYDNTIIVFTSDHGINFGENGVAGKVCLYEPSVTAPLIIKAPTVETNKKIASRVYLQDIVPTLFDLINLKPTESSDFKSLTPLLFSNKESTRESIYLAMFDDQRAIISNNNKLIIYPKTGDFELYNLKNDSWETNNLLAKNTSEPIIKDLLKKLKTWQKNTDDRTDLTIIYNKYNL, translated from the coding sequence ATGAAAAAAAAAACAGGCTTTTTTATTCTCTACTTTATATGTTATTTACATGCTTCGGCTCAGATAAATATTCTCTTTATAGAATCAGACGACCAAAGTAACCAAGCTGTAGGTGCATATGGAAATCTCGATATGGTAACCCCAAATATCGATACTCTAGCTAAGGAGGGCACATCTTTTATTTCTGCTTATAATATGGGCTGTTGGTCACCTGCAGTTTGTGTACCTAGCCGCACCATGCTCATGTATGGCCAATATTTATGGGAATCTCAAAAAATAAACAAAAACAATGCGCCCTTATCTTTTCCTGAACAACTACGAGAATTTGGCTATCACACTTACATGACTGGAAAATGGCATGCTATGGGTAAACAAGCAGAAACTATATTCGATGAAACGGGAAGTATACAACCCGGACAACTAGACACATATAATACACCGGCAGGTCATATTACAGACATTACAGCAGATGAAGCTGTTCATTTTATCAAAAATTATAAAAACGAAAAACCATTTTTTGTTTATGTAGCCTTTAATGCACCTCATGTTCCAAGACAAACCAGTCAGAACTATTACGATTTATACCCAACTGATGACATTGTTTTACCTCCAAGTGTTATAGATAATACATCTTTAAACACTAACGTAAAATATCAATACACAAAGGATCCTTTAAGAACTAAAACAATGAAGCAACGTGTGCAACAAAATAATGCAATGGTTACACATATGGACACTCGAATTGGTGATATTATTCAATCATTAAAAGACCAAAAACTTTACGATAATACAATTATTGTTTTCACCTCTGATCATGGAATTAATTTTGGTGAAAATGGTGTAGCTGGAAAAGTCTGCTTATACGAGCCAAGTGTTACAGCTCCATTAATTATTAAAGCACCAACAGTTGAAACCAATAAAAAAATAGCTTCTCGAGTATATTTACAGGACATCGTTCCCACACTTTTCGATTTAATAAATTTAAAACCAACTGAATCTTCAGATTTTAAAAGCTTAACACCGCTATTATTTTCAAATAAAGAATCGACAAGAGAATCTATCTACTTGGCTATGTTTGATGACCAAAGAGCTATTATTTCAAACAACAACAAATTAATTATTTATCCTAAAACAGGAGATTTTGAATTATATAATTTAAAAAATGATTCTTGGGAAACTAATAATCTACTCGCAAAAAACACTTCTGAACCTATCATTAAAGACTTGCTTAAGAAACTAAAAACCTGGCAAAAAAATACAGATGATAGAACCGACTTAACAATCATTTATAACAAATACAATTTATAG
- a CDS encoding glycoside hydrolase family 28 protein, with protein sequence MKHILLILLSSITFQLVAKDYNVLDFGAVGNGITLDTKAVQKAIDLCTKGGGGTVIIPAGKTVLIGTIYLKDFVTLHIENGAILLGSPNYEDYTTDTHKNTYKNEPHMDRCLIFARNAKSFAIEGYGTIDANGHPKNFTKEKGGRPMMMRFLNSSDIHLKDVTLINPASWTSAWLYCDEIVVDGIKIISQVNHNGDGLDFDGCTNVRVANSSFNTSDDSICLQTSRPDKPCKDIVITNCVFTSKWAAMRIGLASRGNFESITVNNCTFHDIQDSGLKIQMNEGAEMKNMIFSNIVMKNVPRPIFMTFCQQRAGVDSPEHMLPMKSMHGFSFNNFIIDNRELDKNSVIFLTGMPNEYITDIQLNNIKMTVSGGGTSTDAKKTDFKEYTLETLGDWWPEFSKVGTLPASGIFARHIDGLFITNFQLTTINEDFRAPYVFDDVKHLNSKALYLNNREVKTTVLKKQ encoded by the coding sequence ATGAAACATATACTACTCATACTATTATCAAGCATAACGTTTCAGTTAGTTGCAAAAGATTATAATGTATTAGATTTTGGTGCGGTTGGAAATGGAATTACTTTAGATACAAAAGCTGTACAAAAAGCAATCGACCTATGTACTAAAGGTGGTGGTGGAACGGTTATTATTCCTGCAGGAAAAACGGTTTTAATAGGTACAATATATTTAAAAGATTTTGTAACGCTACATATTGAAAACGGTGCGATTTTATTGGGGAGTCCTAATTATGAAGATTATACTACAGACACTCATAAAAACACCTATAAAAACGAACCTCATATGGATAGATGCCTAATTTTTGCACGAAATGCAAAATCATTTGCTATAGAAGGTTACGGTACTATAGATGCTAATGGACATCCTAAAAACTTCACTAAAGAAAAAGGAGGTCGACCAATGATGATGCGATTCCTCAATTCTTCAGATATTCATTTGAAAGATGTTACACTTATAAATCCTGCTTCTTGGACGTCAGCCTGGTTATATTGCGATGAAATTGTGGTAGATGGAATTAAAATTATTAGTCAAGTAAACCATAACGGAGACGGTTTAGACTTTGATGGCTGTACAAATGTTAGGGTTGCAAATTCTTCATTTAACACTAGCGACGATTCCATTTGCTTACAAACCTCCAGACCAGATAAACCTTGCAAGGATATTGTAATTACAAATTGTGTATTTACTAGTAAATGGGCTGCTATGCGTATTGGCTTAGCTTCTAGAGGGAATTTTGAATCTATAACGGTTAACAATTGTACTTTTCATGATATACAAGACTCTGGACTAAAAATTCAGATGAATGAAGGTGCTGAAATGAAAAACATGATATTCTCAAATATCGTCATGAAAAATGTACCTCGACCTATTTTCATGACGTTTTGCCAACAACGAGCAGGTGTAGATAGTCCTGAACACATGCTTCCAATGAAATCTATGCATGGGTTTTCTTTCAATAATTTTATAATAGACAATCGTGAACTAGATAAGAATTCTGTTATTTTTTTAACAGGCATGCCGAATGAATACATTACAGATATTCAACTTAATAACATTAAAATGACTGTTTCTGGGGGCGGTACTTCTACAGATGCTAAGAAAACCGATTTTAAAGAATATACTTTGGAAACTTTAGGAGATTGGTGGCCTGAATTCAGTAAAGTTGGCACACTACCCGCTTCTGGTATTTTCGCTAGACATATCGACGGATTATTCATTACTAATTTTCAATTAACAACAATTAATGAAGATTTTAGAGCCCCTTATGTTTTTGATGATGTGAAACACCTCAACAGCAAAGCCCTATATCTCAATAATAGAGAAGTTAAAACTACAGTACTAAAAAAACAATAA
- a CDS encoding sulfatase family protein produces MNTKHFVLIFFLCFYSILKAQQPNMVWIVSEDNSKHYMKLFDEHGVKTPNIEKLAKQGIQFNRAFSNAAVCSAARSTLITGIYGPRIASHYHRSEQKITLPDNIKMFPEYLREAGYYTSNNAKEDYNIFKSKEVWDESSQKASWRNRQQDQPFFHVHNIGTTHEGSLHFSEEQMISNPTITALETVFVQPNHPNTKTFRYTNAYYRDLITKMDTEVGEVVNQLEKDNLLENTIIFYYGDHGGVLPGSKGYLLETGLHVPLVIYIPEKYKNLSPFSIGKSTNTFVSFVDFAATVLNLANIETPKTMDGKPFLGASVDKKVIDNNETFGYADRFDEKYDMVRSLRVENLKYIRNFEPFNVDGLMNNYRYKQLAYQEWKDLFELGKLNENQVSFFNPKTPEALYDIEKDPFEINNLAEDPAYSTDIKQLRTSLNAILKSMPDLSFYPEASIINNAFTDPITFGKTHKKDISNYLQIANLQLETFQKAKSQLNKYLESKDPLKRYWALISCSSFGKKAKVFSLKIETIMKTDSELINKMRAADFLGFIGYKDVSNNLTDLLYQSNNEKEALLILNSIVLQRDFYQKNTFTIDASKMNKQVRENKLIQERLNYINKQK; encoded by the coding sequence ATGAATACAAAACACTTCGTACTAATTTTCTTTTTGTGCTTTTATTCTATTTTAAAAGCGCAACAACCCAATATGGTTTGGATTGTTTCTGAAGACAATTCTAAACATTATATGAAGCTTTTTGATGAACATGGCGTAAAGACACCAAATATTGAAAAATTAGCAAAGCAAGGGATTCAATTTAACAGAGCCTTTTCTAATGCGGCTGTATGTAGCGCTGCCCGTTCAACCCTAATTACTGGAATTTATGGTCCTAGAATAGCAAGCCATTACCACAGATCTGAACAAAAAATTACGTTACCTGATAACATAAAAATGTTTCCAGAATATTTGCGTGAAGCAGGCTATTACACTAGTAATAACGCTAAAGAGGATTATAATATATTTAAAAGCAAGGAGGTTTGGGATGAATCTTCTCAAAAAGCTAGTTGGAGAAACAGACAACAAGACCAACCCTTTTTTCACGTCCATAATATTGGGACAACACATGAAGGAAGTTTACACTTTTCTGAAGAGCAGATGATTTCAAATCCAACTATAACAGCTTTAGAAACCGTTTTTGTACAACCCAATCATCCAAACACCAAAACATTTAGATATACAAACGCCTATTATCGCGATCTTATAACTAAAATGGATACAGAAGTTGGTGAGGTCGTAAACCAATTAGAAAAAGATAATTTACTGGAAAATACCATTATTTTCTATTATGGTGACCACGGTGGTGTGTTACCTGGCAGCAAAGGGTATTTGTTAGAGACAGGGCTGCATGTCCCACTAGTTATTTACATTCCTGAAAAATATAAAAACCTATCCCCTTTTTCTATTGGTAAATCTACAAACACATTTGTAAGTTTTGTCGATTTTGCTGCAACAGTTTTAAATCTAGCGAATATAGAGACACCAAAGACTATGGATGGAAAACCTTTTCTAGGAGCATCGGTAGATAAAAAAGTTATTGATAATAATGAAACTTTTGGTTATGCAGATAGGTTTGATGAAAAGTATGATATGGTGAGAAGTTTAAGAGTAGAAAATCTTAAATATATCAGGAATTTTGAACCTTTTAATGTCGATGGATTAATGAATAATTACCGATATAAACAACTTGCATACCAAGAATGGAAAGATTTATTTGAGTTGGGAAAATTGAACGAAAATCAGGTTAGTTTTTTTAATCCGAAAACTCCAGAAGCCTTGTATGACATTGAAAAAGACCCTTTCGAAATTAATAATTTAGCTGAAGACCCTGCTTATTCAACGGACATAAAACAATTAAGAACTAGTTTAAATGCAATCTTAAAATCTATGCCAGATCTCTCTTTCTACCCTGAAGCATCTATTATTAATAATGCGTTTACAGACCCTATCACATTTGGAAAAACGCACAAAAAAGATATTTCTAACTATTTACAAATAGCAAACCTACAATTAGAAACTTTTCAAAAAGCAAAATCTCAGTTAAACAAGTATTTAGAATCTAAAGACCCCTTAAAACGCTACTGGGCACTAATAAGTTGTTCTAGTTTTGGGAAAAAAGCAAAGGTGTTTTCATTAAAAATTGAAACTATTATGAAAACAGATTCAGAACTTATTAATAAAATGCGAGCTGCAGATTTTTTAGGTTTTATAGGTTATAAAGATGTCTCAAATAATTTAACGGATTTGTTATATCAATCTAATAACGAAAAAGAAGCGCTTTTAATTCTCAATTCAATTGTACTTCAACGCGATTTTTATCAGAAAAATACGTTTACTATCGATGCTTCAAAAATGAATAAACAAGTAAGGGAAAATAAATTAATTCAAGAACGCCTTAATTATATAAATAAACAAAAATGA